A genomic segment from Gossypium hirsutum isolate 1008001.06 chromosome D04, Gossypium_hirsutum_v2.1, whole genome shotgun sequence encodes:
- the LOC121216268 gene encoding ABC transporter I family member 10-like has translation MAKCSMNLSTLARTSLLHLSPLRSTSLTRENATESVAIEGRNINFSVNTRQGKMVPILKDCSIPSGQLWMLLGPNGCGKSTPLKVRPQNLLFYPISV, from the exons ATGGCAAAGTGTAGCATGAATCTGTCTACTCTTGCTCGTACCTCTCTGCTCCATCTATCTCCTCTTCGCTCAACTTCTTTGACGAG GGAGAATGCAACTGAAAGTGTTGCCATCGAGGGTCGTAATATTAACTTCTCGGTTAATACGAGGCAAGGCAAAATGGTGCCAATTCTCAAGGATTGTTCAATTCCTTCCGGACAGTTGTGGATGCTTCTTGGACCTAATGGTTGTGGTAAATCTACCCCTTTAAAGGTACGTCCCCAAAATTTATTGTTTTACCCCATATCAGTATAA
- the LOC121203467 gene encoding uncharacterized protein isoform X2: protein MASSIRKIGMSKWKQGKRRSSRLSGVLDACKAQQSQKMALYENITKGPYDDKAAPSIGYTLIQDQPSSMPEKPILEHFLDILQRRDTYEIFAEPVDPEKVEGYYEIIKEPMDFGTMRAKLHEGMYTSLQQFEVHQDVFCQLVDLIGITSIMEVLVRLVAADDHVYPNFSDVMQWLANRYDNQRAPEVHANAAETLCAITQNVPSALATKLSSPSFVARIFGHALEDSHSKSGLVNSLSVCISLLDPKRSAINSPLMYSFRNQLMYDPPIPVNSETINAMLPELDKMSRRTYEYDEDVSTIATSVVIVYCINIFIILTFL, encoded by the exons ATGGCCAGCTCAAT TAGAAAAATAGGAATGTCTAAGTGGAAACAAGGGAAGAGGAGGAGCTCACGTTTATCTGGTGTATTGGATGCTTGCAAGGCACAGCAATCACAGAAAATGGCTTTATATGAAAACATCACCAAGGGACCATATGATGATAAAGCAGCACCCTCCATTGGTTATACTCTAATACAAGATCAACCCTCAAGTATGCCAGAGAAACCTATACTAGAGCATTTTCTTGACATATTACAGAG GAGAGACACCTATGAAATATTTGCTGAACCTGTTGACCCTGAAAAG GTTGAGGGTTACTATGAAATCATTAAAGAACCTATGGATTTTGGCACAATGAGAGCTAAACTTCATGAAGGAATGTATACAAGTCTGCAACAATTTGAG GTGCATCAAGATGTGTTCTGCCAACTGGTTGATTTGATAGGAATCACATCCATCATGGAG GTTTTGGTTCGGTTAGTAGCTGCTGATGATCATGTATATCCAAATTTTTCGGATGTAATGCAATGGTTAGCTAATCGTTATGATAACCAGCGTGCTCCTGAAGTTCATGCTAATGCGGCAGAAACATTATGTGCAATAACTCAGAATGTGCCATCAGCATTAGCCACAAAACTCTCTAGTCCAAG CTTTGTTGCAAGGATATTTGGTCATGCATTGGAAGATTCACATTCCAAATCTGGCCTTGTAAACTCACTCTCGGTTTGCATCTCATTGTTGGATCCAAAAAGATCAGCAATTAATTCTCCCTTGATGTATTCTTTTCGAAATCAACTTATGTATGATCCTCCAATCCCTGTAAATTCAGAGACTATCAATGCAATGTTGCCTGAGCTTG ataaaatgtcTAGAAGAACATacgaatatgatgaagatgtttcaacaATCGCAACATCCGTCGTCATAGtgtattgtataaatatttttatcattttaacatttttgtaa
- the LOC121203467 gene encoding uncharacterized protein isoform X1, whose amino-acid sequence MGAFCSRKIGMSKWKQGKRRSSRLSGVLDACKAQQSQKMALYENITKGPYDDKAAPSIGYTLIQDQPSSMPEKPILEHFLDILQRRDTYEIFAEPVDPEKVEGYYEIIKEPMDFGTMRAKLHEGMYTSLQQFEVHQDVFCQLVDLIGITSIMEVLVRLVAADDHVYPNFSDVMQWLANRYDNQRAPEVHANAAETLCAITQNVPSALATKLSSPSFVARIFGHALEDSHSKSGLVNSLSVCISLLDPKRSAINSPLMYSFRNQLMYDPPIPVNSETINAMLPELDKMSRRTYEYDEDVSTIATSVVIVYCINIFIILTFL is encoded by the exons ATGGGTGCATTTTGCAGTAGAAAAATAGGAATGTCTAAGTGGAAACAAGGGAAGAGGAGGAGCTCACGTTTATCTGGTGTATTGGATGCTTGCAAGGCACAGCAATCACAGAAAATGGCTTTATATGAAAACATCACCAAGGGACCATATGATGATAAAGCAGCACCCTCCATTGGTTATACTCTAATACAAGATCAACCCTCAAGTATGCCAGAGAAACCTATACTAGAGCATTTTCTTGACATATTACAGAG GAGAGACACCTATGAAATATTTGCTGAACCTGTTGACCCTGAAAAG GTTGAGGGTTACTATGAAATCATTAAAGAACCTATGGATTTTGGCACAATGAGAGCTAAACTTCATGAAGGAATGTATACAAGTCTGCAACAATTTGAG GTGCATCAAGATGTGTTCTGCCAACTGGTTGATTTGATAGGAATCACATCCATCATGGAG GTTTTGGTTCGGTTAGTAGCTGCTGATGATCATGTATATCCAAATTTTTCGGATGTAATGCAATGGTTAGCTAATCGTTATGATAACCAGCGTGCTCCTGAAGTTCATGCTAATGCGGCAGAAACATTATGTGCAATAACTCAGAATGTGCCATCAGCATTAGCCACAAAACTCTCTAGTCCAAG CTTTGTTGCAAGGATATTTGGTCATGCATTGGAAGATTCACATTCCAAATCTGGCCTTGTAAACTCACTCTCGGTTTGCATCTCATTGTTGGATCCAAAAAGATCAGCAATTAATTCTCCCTTGATGTATTCTTTTCGAAATCAACTTATGTATGATCCTCCAATCCCTGTAAATTCAGAGACTATCAATGCAATGTTGCCTGAGCTTG ataaaatgtcTAGAAGAACATacgaatatgatgaagatgtttcaacaATCGCAACATCCGTCGTCATAGtgtattgtataaatatttttatcattttaacatttttgtaa
- the LOC121215890 gene encoding ABC transporter I family member 10-like has product MSEYLQRPVQTLSGGQEQRVAIAGALAEACKALILDEFTTFLDESDQMGVIKAVQNLLDISEVTALWVTHCLEELEYADGAVYMEDGRVITHGDAASISKFIKAKQSLYIHRINS; this is encoded by the exons ATGTCTGAATACCTACAG AGGCCAGTTCAAACACTTAGCGGTGGTCAAGAGCAAAGGGTGGCCATTGCTGGTGCTTTAGCTGAAGCATGTAAAGCTCTGATTCTGGATGAGTTTACGACTTTTTTGGATGAAAGTGATCAG ATGGGGGTGATAAAAGCGGTTCAGAATCTTTTGGATATATCAGAAGTCACAGCATTGTGGGTGACCCATTGTTTGGAAGAACTTGAGTATGCCGATGGTGCAGTATACATGGAAGATGGAAGAGTGATTACGCATGGTGATGCAGCAAGCATAAGTAAGTTCATCAAAGCCAAGCAATCTTTGTATATCCACCGTATAAATTCTTGA
- the LOC121203467 gene encoding uncharacterized protein isoform X3, whose product MGAFCSRKIGMSKWKQGKRRSSRLSGVLDACKAQQSQKMALYENITKGPYDDKAAPSIGYTLIQDQPSSMPEKPILEHFLDILQRRDTYEIFAEPVDPEKVEGYYEIIKEPMDFGTMRAKLHEGMYTSLQQFEVHQDVFCQLVDLIGITSIMEVLVRLVAADDHVYPNFSDVMQWLANRYDNQRAPEVHANAAETLCAITQNVPSALATKLSSPRIFGHALEDSHSKSGLVNSLSVCISLLDPKRSAINSPLMYSFRNQLMYDPPIPVNSETINAMLPELDKMSRRTYEYDEDVSTIATSVVIVYCINIFIILTFL is encoded by the exons ATGGGTGCATTTTGCAGTAGAAAAATAGGAATGTCTAAGTGGAAACAAGGGAAGAGGAGGAGCTCACGTTTATCTGGTGTATTGGATGCTTGCAAGGCACAGCAATCACAGAAAATGGCTTTATATGAAAACATCACCAAGGGACCATATGATGATAAAGCAGCACCCTCCATTGGTTATACTCTAATACAAGATCAACCCTCAAGTATGCCAGAGAAACCTATACTAGAGCATTTTCTTGACATATTACAGAG GAGAGACACCTATGAAATATTTGCTGAACCTGTTGACCCTGAAAAG GTTGAGGGTTACTATGAAATCATTAAAGAACCTATGGATTTTGGCACAATGAGAGCTAAACTTCATGAAGGAATGTATACAAGTCTGCAACAATTTGAG GTGCATCAAGATGTGTTCTGCCAACTGGTTGATTTGATAGGAATCACATCCATCATGGAG GTTTTGGTTCGGTTAGTAGCTGCTGATGATCATGTATATCCAAATTTTTCGGATGTAATGCAATGGTTAGCTAATCGTTATGATAACCAGCGTGCTCCTGAAGTTCATGCTAATGCGGCAGAAACATTATGTGCAATAACTCAGAATGTGCCATCAGCATTAGCCACAAAACTCTCTAGTCCAAG GATATTTGGTCATGCATTGGAAGATTCACATTCCAAATCTGGCCTTGTAAACTCACTCTCGGTTTGCATCTCATTGTTGGATCCAAAAAGATCAGCAATTAATTCTCCCTTGATGTATTCTTTTCGAAATCAACTTATGTATGATCCTCCAATCCCTGTAAATTCAGAGACTATCAATGCAATGTTGCCTGAGCTTG ataaaatgtcTAGAAGAACATacgaatatgatgaagatgtttcaacaATCGCAACATCCGTCGTCATAGtgtattgtataaatatttttatcattttaacatttttgtaa